The Peribacillus simplex genome contains the following window.
AATAGCAAATAGCCCATTCTTTTAAAGAATGGGCTATTTGCTATTAAAACAGCTTATCACTCGGCTATGCTCTTTTTAAGTTAGGGACACCGTTTTTTATAAAAGGATGATATTCCTCTCTTTGCACTCCTTTAATATTCGGTCATTCCAAACCGAAACCTGAACTTCGCCAATATGTGCTTTCTTTAACAAAAACATGCATAACCTGGATTGCCCTATTCCTCCACCTATTGAATGCGGAAGTTTCCCTTCCAATACGGATTTATGATATTCGAGCGTCATACGATCTTCGTTTTTGGATAACCTTAATTGTTTTAACAGCGAATCTTCATCTACTCGAATTCCCATTGAAGAAACTTCAAAAGCACATTCCAAAAGTGGATTCCACAAAACGATATCTCCATTTAGCTCCCTATCATCATAATCTGGTGAACGTCCATCATGTTTTTCTCCTGATTGCAACTTTTTTCCAATCTTCATAATAAAAACCGCACCATATTTCTTTGCTACCACATTTTCTCTTTCCGCGGGAGTCAGATTCGGGTATAAATCCTCCAATTCCTGTGTCGTAATAAAGTGAATTTCATTAGGCAACACAGGCCTTAGCATAGGATGGAATTTAAACATATGAAGTTCGGTCGCCTTAATAGCCTTATATATTTTTTTCACTTCGGATTTTAATGTATTTAAGTTACGCTGTTCTTTTGCTATGACTTTCTCCCAGTCCCATTGATCTACAAATAACGAGCGTAAATTATCTAATTTTTCATCACGTCTTATCGCATTCATATTTGTGTAAATTCCTTCATCAAAAGTAAGGCCATACCTAGATAGAGTAATTCTTTTCCACTTTGCCAAGGATTGGACCACTTCTATTTGTTTAT
Protein-coding sequences here:
- the asnA gene encoding aspartate--ammonia ligase; its protein translation is MPNKYKSILDIMHTDIAINEIKGHFEEGLSNALNLIKVSAPIILNEANGINDNLNGVERILTFDALDIKNKQIEVVQSLAKWKRITLSRYGLTFDEGIYTNMNAIRRDEKLDNLRSLFVDQWDWEKVIAKEQRNLNTLKSEVKKIYKAIKATELHMFKFHPMLRPVLPNEIHFITTQELEDLYPNLTPAERENVVAKKYGAVFIMKIGKKLQSGEKHDGRSPDYDDRELNGDIVLWNPLLECAFEVSSMGIRVDEDSLLKQLRLSKNEDRMTLEYHKSVLEGKLPHSIGGGIGQSRLCMFLLKKAHIGEVQVSVWNDRILKECKERNIILL